The sequence gatcgagggagattatcagtggtcttgtatgtcttccatttcctaataattgctcccagttgatttcttcaaaccaagctgcttacctattgcagattcagtcttcccagcctggtgcaggtctacaattttgtttctggtgtcctttgacagctctttggtcttggccatagtggagtttggagtgtgactgtttgaggttgtggacaggtgtcttttatactgataacaagttcaaacaggtgccattaatacaggtaacgagtggaggacagaggagcctcttaaagaagttacaggtctgtgagagccagaaatcttgtttgtaggtgaccaaatacttattttccaccataatttgcaaataaattaaaaatcctacaatgtgattttctggattttttttctcattttgtctgtcatagttgaagtgcacctatgatgaaaattacaggcctcatctttttaagtgggagaactagcacaattggtggctgactaaatacttttttgccccactgtatttaaaaaaaaatcaaatacaaGATGTAGGGACATAAGTAGGCCTAATAGTTCTACATTTTAACAAAGTATCTGCACAAGTATACAAAACATTTAACATGTGTTACAAAACAATACATCAGAAATGTATATTTGAACTTGAGGGGAATTTCAGTCATGTCATTTCCATCGACTCCAACAGGTTCATTTGATCACTGCTGAGGCTCATGGGTCGTTGTAGCAAAGGGTTTCTTCCAATCCAGTCACTCTGCAGAGAGAAAAAGAAATGGTCTTTGACATGCCTTTTTTACTAGGCTAGTTATTgattaatacattttttggggttgaTTGATTTGAAAATCATTTTcaactgcaaaaaaaatgttgAACCTTTTCCAACATACTGAGCCAATTGACACATCGTATTTCAAAATTTTGTTAGAGGAAAATGTCATGTTGAGGGTTCTTGAATACTTTTATCTTAAAATGCAATGTTTTATATATTAAGGATTTTATGTAGTTGTAAACAACTGGTTAGTGTCCACCCTGAGATCGGAGGCTTGGCACTCGGCATTAAGGAGATAaattgggggtaaggccctgcaATAGACTAGCGCCCTGTCcggggggtgtacttgtacatcaaactACCTCACGCTACAGCAACGGGAGATGGGCTCCGGGCTCGCAGAAGCCAAGTCTCGCACAAGCATGTTTTATTTAAACCCCAAAAATTAACTAATGCATTTTTTGGGGGTTGATTAATTCATTACATCAGTTTGGCCAGTCTACATTGTGGACCCTTCAGTAGAGCTGAGAACAATTTCACTCCTGATTCTCCTGGATCATTCCCATTCAGATCCAGCAGCCACATGCGCGAGGAGGTTGACTTCACAGCTGAAGCCAGAGAAGCAAAGCCTTCCTCTGTGATTGCACAGTGCCAAAGCctgcagaggagaagagagaagcacCTCACTATCATAACTCAATGCAGTTGGAAATTTGTTTAGCATGGGTGGAGAATAGTCAGAGTATGCAGAAAATATGATGCATGTTGTTACGCATTGCTTATGTCAAAACACCAGGTTGTTTTACATTCTTAGAGATGTGCAGAACTAATTTAGAACACAAAGCCTAACCATACTGTTGATAACAGACTGATGCATACATAAGCCTGATATGGCTCTTACAAAAAAGATTgtagttttgaaactgcagtaaaaaaaGTACTTATTTTGGATGCTGTATTTGCAGGATACTGCAATCTTTTTTGTAAGGGGGGCTGTGAAACACTTCATTAAGTAGATTCATGTTTAGTTGCGACAGTACATTTCTAGAGATACAACTTACAACTGCTTAACTACTGTAAGTAGTCAGTGACTCAGATAATGTATTATCTTTAGTGAGGTAATGAATGTAGATTAGTGATTAATCTGCTGTACAAAAGATACAACATGATCAGACTATGTTCATATTGATAACAAGCTGATGTATACAGAAATGCTTGATCCAGTTATACAGTTGTATTTGTGTGAAAGTTCAACAGGTGGAAATAGCACTTCAGTAAGCAGATGCACATTATTCATGTTTAGTTGATAATATTCACTTCAGTATCTCCAGCTGACAGACTGGATCCTccagtacagcagagagcagcttcactcctgagaCTCCTGGGTTATTGTagctcagatccagctctctcagatGAGAGTGGTTTGATctcagagctgaggccagagaagCACAggcttcctctgtgactccacagacTGACAGGCTGCAGAGAGAAAATCTCTTCACTCTTTACACTCAATACATTGCCACACTAATTTGATTCCTCCATGGCAAAAGTGGCCAGTGAAAAAAACTCCTAACTTGTTTAGATTCCTTTTGAATAACAAATCAGATTTTTCACACCCCAAAAAAACAATGATCAAAGgttttgtgaatacaggcccagacATCTCTCAGGGAAAGTAGCCTACCGCAATGTCTCCAGTTTACATAGCGGATTATCCAGGCCTGTAGAGAGCAGCTCCACTCCGGAATCCTGGAGATCATTGTCACTCAGGTCCAGCTTTATCAGACTAGAGGAGCTTGAGCAGAGAGCTGAGGCAAGGGCTCCACAGGACGTCACTGAGAGGCTAcacttatttaacctttaattggAGTAAAAAAGTATAAAAGTAATTCATCCCCACTAGCTTTGCTATCTCATGAAACTGGGAAATGCTGGTAGAGAGGATTCATTTGAATGAAGGAGCATGACTGGCTTATGTCTGCTTGCATTACACAGGGATAGTACTTACAGAGCTGTTTTGGATGCCTtaaccactggcagcagcctcagaagagcCTCATCTGATCCACTAAATTGTTTCAAGTCAAATACACCCAGCTCCTCtgctgaagtcagcaacacaaaggcCAGAGCTGACCAGTGTGCAGGTGAGAGTTTGGCTCCTGAGACATTTCCTGAGCTCAGGTAGCTCTGAATCTCCTGCACTAGGGTTGGGTCATTCATCTCATTTAGACAGGGAAACAGATTGATGCACTTCTCTGAAGAGGCATTCTCTcggatcttctccttgatgtaatcAATTGTTTTCTTGTTGACCTGAACTGTTTCCGTGTCAATCTTTGAGCTACCTCCTGTCCACTTCAGTAGGCCTCGACAGATAGTCTGATTTGATGGCAGTGAGAGGCCAAGAAGGAAGTGGAGGAAAAGATCCAGGTGGCCATTctcactctgtagtgccttatccACTGCATCCTGATAGAAGTCAATTGCAGGCATTATTTTGACTCGCCTCTTCAGATTCTTGGGGATGGACTGCCGATCGTTTTTTGTTGTGTTGAAGTCATTGTTGAAAGAGAGAAAACTATAAAAAGCAGCAAGACATTCCTGGATGCTCAGATGCACAAAGCAATAAACCTTCCCTTGATGCAGCCCAAACTCCTCCCTGAAGACCTCGGTGCACACTCCAGAGTGCAGAGATGCCTCTCTGACATCAATGCCACACTGTCAGCTCCTCTTCATAGAAGATCAGTGGCTGAAATCCAACAGAACACTggtatgtggcacatgatgtggaggctccttgatgacTTCAAGTGTGTGATGATTTTGTTGGCCTGGGTCACATCGCTGATTCttttcctgaagtactcctccttctgtgggtcattgaaccctcgtacctctgtcacctggtccaCATACTCAGGAGGGATCTGATTGGCTGCCGCTGGTCGAgaggttatccagaggagagcagacgGAAGCAGATTCCCCTTGATGAGGTTTGTTAGAAGCAcgtccactgaggttgactctgtgacaTCAAAACAGCTCTCATTGTTCTGGAAGTCTAGAGGGAGTCGACACTCATCCAAACCGTCCAAGACAAACAAAGCATTGTACTTGTCAGAGATGGAAATTCCTGATTCTTTTGTCTCCATGAAAAAATTATTGAGGAGGTTCATCAAACTGTGTTTTTCTCCCTTCATCATTTTCAGCTCCTGGAAAGTAAGAGGAAATATGAAGTGGGtgtcctgatttgcttttccttcagcccagtccagaattaACTTTTGCACAGAGAtcgtttttccaatgccagcgactccctttgtcagcacagttctgataggtttgtcttgtccaggtaagggtttgaagatgtcgttgcATTTGATTGCCATCTCTTGCTCTACTGGTCTCCTGGATgctgtctcaatctgtctcacctCATGTTCTTTATTGACTTCTCCACTTCCGCCCTCTGTGacgtagagctctgtgtagatcttgtTTAAGACTGTAGGATTCCCCTGCTTAGCAATTCCTTCAAAGACACGCTCACACTTTCTCAGGTAGGATTTGAGCTTATGTTGGCACCTATCATGACGCTCGTCTGAATGGAAATGTTTAAGATATCATTAAATCACATACTATTTGTAAATAATGATTGATATGAAAAAGAAATAGGACTGTGATCAACAATTGAGTGTTTGGCAGAGCTCTTACATTTCTCAAGTGTATCAGCAAGTTCCTTCTGGTTCATGTTCCTCAGGATGTGCAGTGTGATATTCAGAGTCTCCGCTCTGGCTCTGCTCTCCTGAtgttcagcatccaccacttcctgaTCTTCCTCCTGACTGTCAAAGCTTTCTGGGTAATCTGGAGTCAGAAGCCTCTTCCACCTCTTCAGCTCACTTTTCACAAAACTGATGATATGTTGCTCAAGCAACTGGAATTAAAGGAATAAagttaaaaccttgaataaggtgCAATCTGCAATATGTCTAGATGTTCAATGGTAATATGAATTGCAGTATACCTTGAATATGGAGGAGAGGTCTGTTAGCTGACTCTGGGTAGACTGATCATTGAGGGTCTCTGACTTTGAAATGTCCTGTTGGTCTCTGTGGACATAATGTGAGATAGGCGGTGAATAGATGGAGAGAGCTCACACGTAAACAGTCTAAAACAGGGTTCTCCAACTGGTGGGGTTCCCCAACTGATTTTATTTGCCCCCCAAGTTATCTGATAAAAAATAAGTTTAATAGATTTTTTCTTTTATAGgatttttattgttggacatagaagactgtaaaaacaccagcaaatcagctccaagtgattttaattttggaaatctgttccaaagtattcccatgcataatagggatatatgtgatcgtatacaaatgtaagcaaggtatACACATGTTATATCGGTTTGGGTTTCTTGCTGTcgatttgcagtgtacaaatgatttgtaattatctTTTGGCCTCCTGACCATTCGCTCAAGGAAAAAGAAAAAGTCCTGCGGCTGACCGTAGTTGAGGATCTCTGGTGTAAAATGTTTACATTACAATGCAAAAATACTAATATATTGTAGAGTGTAATGTGCTTTTAAACCAAAAAAGTGCATGTTAATGAGAAAAAGACAGCCAGAAATAAGTTAATCTTTTAGTATAGCTAGAACGTTCTAACCTGTCTCCTTCTCTGAAGTTGATTGTCCCATGGACCCATCACTCTTCATAGACACACAGCTGGGCAGAGGTGAGTCTGGTTTCTCCTGCTGGACCCTGTCAAAATGCACGTTGCTATTTTCTAATCATGTTGAGAACTACAGGGAAAAAACAGAGACCACTAGTTGCGTTACCTTTGTTCTGTAAGGAGGACATCCTCTCTGAAGTTGATTGGCTGTCCCATGGACCCATCACTCTTCATAGACACACAGCTGGGTTCAGGAATCACTGGTCTCTGCTGATGGACCCTGCTAATTTAAAATACATACAGCAACCACGTGAAGAAACACCATCACAATATagttggaggggtgggggggatggaGTACTGTTCAAATTTGTGTGTTAATACAGTTACTGATCAATGATAAAAGTAACGACGACTTGTCATTCCTTTCCTATTACAGTTATTGATCAATGATAACAaaagttactggcccaatgctctaatcactaggctacctgcctcccctcattagtttattacattgctcaacattttcttaatgtgtcataattagttaaatcgGACTTCGGCTTCTTCTTCGATTAGGTCTAAtagcggttggcatccaataaatgttgtaTTATCGACCGCCACCTtctagactggagtacaactcccttatactttgcttgaaaaaatACATTAATACCATCTAACACAActcacaaaaaaataaatgtttaaaataaaaaataacaccaccctactccactatttaaatctatttagtcctacctcaggccaacaacctgaaaggatgggacaccttaacacaccctgtaactcttctgatgtcaagtctcacACCAAGGaaactctgcagctgccaccacaacctccattttctgcgacttacgttccatccctgcagtacagttgataaccattccTAAAAATGTAATCTCACTGACACATAACACTTGTTGGCctctccctctgtactggtacagatctactactcacaccactccacTCAGGatcccttgacccatcttcctctactttcttcactgtctCAACATATGaaaacttctgcactactctaaccctggaaacctcaacatGCCTCGGAcctcggctgcatattttccgccattttctgaagaattgcattatgggccctaaaatcACGAGTGTCCACTGCATGTATACTTTGTATTTTGGccaatttagtacgacatccgggaacttttggcatactaatgtaaccgatgtgaaatggctagttagttagcggtggtgcgcgctaatagcgtttcgatcagtgacgtcactcgctgagacctgaagtggttgttccccttgcgttgcatactatatactcaattcacgtcACAATTACTacgttagtatgagtattcgaacacggTTAACATGTATTGGGCTGTAAGCTAAGGTTTATCAGTTAAACAGGCTACATATTTTAAAGCCACCTGTGTTGATGTTGATCCTAGGCAGACAGGCTACGGCTGGGAAACTCGAAGAACTCCGATTTCATGAGAGAATACTGTTATGTAGACGAACAAGACAAGCTAAATTCTTTGTAAACTTCTCAGGTGTGCTAGCTCCAACTATCCTCAGTTCATgagctaaatcaaatcaaatgtatttatatagcccttcgtacatcagctgatatctcaaagtgctgtacagaaacccagcctaaaaccccaaacagcaagcaatgcaggtgtagaagcacggtggctaggaaaaactccctaggaaaaactccctagaaaggccaaaaccta comes from Salmo trutta chromosome 7, fSalTru1.1, whole genome shotgun sequence and encodes:
- the LOC115197274 gene encoding ribonuclease inhibitor-like, coding for MPAIDFYQDAVDKALQSENGHLDLFLHFLLGLSLPSNQTICRGLLKWTGGSSKIDTETVQVNKKTIDYIKEKIRENASSEKCINLFPCLNEMNDPTLVQEIQSYLSSGNVSGAKLSPAHWSALAFVLLTSAEELGVFDLKQFSGSDEALLRLLPVVKASKTALLNKCSLSVTSCGALASALCSSSSSLIKLDLSDNDLQDSGVELLSTGLDNPLCKLETLRLSVCGVTEEACASLASALRSNHSHLRELDLSYNNPGVSGVKLLSAVLEDPVCQLEILKLWHCAITEEGFASLASAVKSTSSRMWLLDLNGNDPGESGVKLFSALLKGPQCRLAKLM
- the LOC115197273 gene encoding NLR family CARD domain-containing protein 3-like — protein: MKSDGSMGQPINFREDVLLTEQRDQQDISKSETLNDQSTQSQLTDLSSIFKLLEQHIISFVKSELKRWKRLLTPDYPESFDSQEEDQEVVDAEHQESRARAETLNITLHILRNMNQKELADTLEKYERHDRCQHKLKSYLRKCERVFEGIAKQGNPTVLNKIYTELYVTEGGSGEVNKEHEVRQIETASRRPVEQEMAIKCNDIFKPLPGQDKPIRTVLTKGVAGIGKTISVQKLILDWAEGKANQDTHFIFPLTFQELKMMKGEKHSLMNLLNNFFMETKESGISISDKYNALFVLDGLDECRLPLDFQNNESCFDVTESTSVDVLLTNLIKGNLLPSALLWITSRPAAANQIPPEYVDQVTEVRGFNDPQKEEYFRKRISDVTQANKIITHLKSSRSLHIMCHIPVFCWISATDLL